The Nonlabens sp. Hel1_33_55 genome contains the following window.
AGCCTGAATGCAGTTTGCTGTTATTCCTAATGAAGCATATTCTAGCGCCATGTTTCTTGTAATGGCTTCTAGCGTAGCTTTTGCAGCACTTACTGCTGCATATCCTTTCATAGGTTTATGATTTCCTTCACTTGTAAAGCTCAAGAACCGCGCTGGATTATCTATCAAATTGTGCTCAATCAGTTGTTGAGTCCAGCTGTAATAATTGATTCCCATGGAATGGATGGTCTGCGCAAAATCTGCTGGTACGAGTGGTTGTTCTCCTGTTAACGGCTTCAAATTTCCTTTGGAAATACTGTGTAGAAACAGGAATAATTTCTGACCATCTAAATAGGATTTGACACTTTCAATTAATTCTGGAATTTTCAAATCATTGGTAGCATCTGCATTAATAAATAGGTGATCGCTGGAGTTTTCTAACTCATCAAATCGCTGATTAATAACATCTTGCTGAGCGCGACCTGAACGATAGATGATGATAAGTTTCATGCCGTGTTGAGCACACTTTATAGCTGTAGCATAACCTAAACCACTACTACCACCCAAGATTAATCCATACTTATTATCGAGATCCTTTACCATTCCAGCAATATTCTCTGTGCAGTGAAACCAGGTCCAAAACTGAGCATCAGTCCATACTCTCCAATAACCATGTCTGGTCTATTCATAAATCGCTCCAATACAAAAAGAACGGTTGCACTACTCATGTTTCCATAAAGTCGTAACACTTCTTTTGTATCGTCAATGTTTTTCCCAAGATCGTTGAACAAAGCCTCAACGGTTTGCACAATTTTCTTACCACCTGGATGAAAAATCAAGTGATTAATATCATCGATTTTTAAATCAAATTTCTTCAAAAACGGATGTATAATAGCTGGAAAATGAGAAGCTATGGTTTCAGGCACCTCTTTGTCTAGCACCATTTGTAAACCACTATTGACAAGATCAAACCCCATCATTCTGGTAGCATCTGGAAAGTGATACATTTCATGACCTTTGATCGTAGGACCGGTAGCATCTTCACAAGAAGAAAGTAGCACACAGGCACAACCATCTCCAAAAATCGCTGCGCTCACCATATTTGCCATGGAGAAATCATCGAGCTGAAAAGTCGCCGTAGGCGCCTCAACTGCTATAACGGCGGCTTTTTTATTAGGATTAGCACGTAAAAAATTATCGGCATAAATTAAACCTGATATTCCGGCCACGCAACCCATTTCCGTTACTGGTAAT
Protein-coding sequences here:
- a CDS encoding type III polyketide synthase — encoded protein: MSVKIKTVATVTPKYYKETAEILPFVENWLADQDERLRRKTIKIFEGAAVDKRYSIMDPIEVFTKTSFEDRNQIYKREVVPLAKTAVEKALEKADWKAQDLDYIITVSCTGIMIPSIDAYLINQLDMRQDIVRLPVTEMGCVAGISGLIYADNFLRANPNKKAAVIAVEAPTATFQLDDFSMANMVSAAIFGDGCACVLLSSCEDATGPTIKGHEMYHFPDATRMMGFDLVNSGLQMVLDKEVPETIASHFPAIIHPFLKKFDLKIDDINHLIFHPGGKKIVQTVEALFNDLGKNIDDTKEVLRLYGNMSSATVLFVLERFMNRPDMVIGEYGLMLSFGPGFTAQRILLEW
- a CDS encoding SDR family NAD(P)-dependent oxidoreductase — translated: MVKDLDNKYGLILGGSSGLGYATAIKCAQHGMKLIIIYRSGRAQQDVINQRFDELENSSDHLFINADATNDLKIPELIESVKSYLDGQKLFLFLHSISKGNLKPLTGEQPLVPADFAQTIHSMGINYYSWTQQLIEHNLIDNPARFLSFTSEGNHKPMKGYAAVSAAKATLEAITRNMALEYASLGITANCIQAGVTDTESLQRIPMYEELKANSLSRNPMKRMTLPEDVANVVYLMCRPEASFINSNVIKVDGGESLT